Part of the Chanos chanos chromosome 5, fChaCha1.1, whole genome shotgun sequence genome, cggtgagttttttttaatgtgcgaGCCTGCTGACTTCCTCCTTGCATGCTTTCACCAGACTTCTAAAGAAGCAGTTTTTCCACCGAGCCCTGAAAGTGATGAAAAAGAAGCCAGAGAAggatttaaagaaagaaaaggaaaaagaaaaagagaaagaaaaagaaaaggctaaAATTGAGAGTggcaaagaggaggagaaaaaggggaagaaagagaaagagaagaagaaggacacAGAGGCCGCAGATGCCAAGAAGGAAAAAAGCGTATGTTCTACTGTGTgattcatcatttcattttttttattattgattttCTACACCCCTACAAGATAATGTCCTTTATTTGATCAAAGGCTTCAAAGACAACTTCATTTAAAGTTATTCTGTGACATCAAAGTAGCATAGTCTAACAGTTATGAGAAGCCATGACACAGTTTCATTTCAtagccattgtttttttttgttctgtttttggtttttgcagGAGGATAGTCCTGGATcaccaaagaagaaaaaagatgtgAAGAAGAAATTCAAATTAGAGCCTCACGAGGACCAAGTTTTTCTGGATGgaaatgaggtgtgtgtgtgtttgtgtgtgtctgtgtgtttacaggccAGACTTAATTAGAAGTTACAGTTTTAGAAAATGATAATGACGGAGAGTTTGGAGTCTGTGCTGTATGTGCTCAAAAGCTCAACACCATCAtttgaatgaacaaaaacagcTATTGAATCCACAGAAAACTTTGCgaaatctttctctccctctttgtttttgtcttgcaggtgtatgtgtggatTTACGACCCTGTACATTTTAAAACGTTTGCTATGGGGCTGATACtgggtaggttttttttttttaatattacttACCAGACCCTCATCTATTCTGTCCGTTCTCCACTCTTGGGTCTGAGATCCTGTTATGTATTTTCTACACTAATGCCCTGGTATGGGTTTTGTGTCCATAGTTATTGCTGTGATAGCAGCCACCCTGTTTCCTCTCTGGCCTGCTGAAATGCGTGTGGGCGTGTACTACCTTAGCGTGGCAGCTGGCTGCTTTGTGGCCAGCATCCTTCTCCTAGCTGTCGGTAAGGCTTCTCCTCTTGCCTGTGATCAGTCTGTTAGCTGGAATTGCATATTGGAGCAGATTTCAATATTAATGTCATATGAATAATGTAAGATGCTTAGTAACCCCTTAGCGTACATGTTAGAACGAAGCTTTTGACAAGGGCATGCATTTATGAAAAGTGTCTTTGAATGTTTGATGATTTGCAAGGTTGGGAAGGGACAGCAAAACTTGAATGCACTAAAATAGCTTTTAAGGCTCAATTTTAAAAGATGATTGCTTTGAGTATTTTAGAAAAAAGGGAATTTTGTGTAGAATATCTGTTGCCATGCTTTCAGTATCAGACACAACAATCCTCATGCTTAATCATAAtttcttaacccccccccccctttctgccTCTATAGCTCGGTGTATTCTGTTCCTCATCATCTGGCTGGTAACAGGAGGGCGTCACCACTTCTGGTTCCTGCCTAACCTTACTGCTGATGTGGGCTTCATCGACTCCTTCAGACCTCTCTACACACACGAGTACAAGGGTCCCCGCAGTAGCTCCAAGAAGACCAGTGCCGAGAAGTCGGACGGCAAAACTACGGCGTCCACCAAGGCCCAAAAATCCGACAGCGAGGATAAGTCGGACAAcgagaagaaagagggagacgcAGAGGAAGACGACGAGGAAGACGAAGAGAATAAGGACGTCGAAACCGCGGAAGGCGAAGCGAGCGAGGGCGCGATAGGGGAACGGCATTCAGACACGGACAGCGACAGGCGGGAAGACGACGGATCACAGCACAGCAACGGCAACGATTTTGAGATGATCACCAGGGAAGAGCTGGAGCAACATacagaggaggaacaggaggagggagaggagcaaGAACAGGAAaatggggaggaggaggaggaggaggagagtgagacaAAGCCTTTGACCgtgaaaacataaacacatgtcaCCTCCTGTGACTAAACCTCCATGCTCCATGTGGACCTGCTACAGTACTTCTGTGATGTTCAGGAGAGGCTCCCATTTCCGTTTTGGCTGGCGTTCACCTCAAAGAATATGGACAGGGTATATGGTTAAAACTGAGGGAAGAAAGGCTATGACAATtataatgtttaaaaagaaaagaaaaaaggcctttttttaTTCCAGGTATCCCTTTCATTTAAAGGATTCAAACAAACAGGTGTTTGGATTCTGTAGgactccctccccccccctgaATCTGCCTCCCCTAATCACATAgtttacatgttgtttttgtgttattcCATATCCCATTTCCTTAGAGAAAAAtcatctggattttttttttcacactaacAAGAGGGAATGATGGGGATGATAGTGAATATTCATGGTGCAAACCCTCTGTGGCCAACGTCTCATTTCTCATTACGACATGCCACTTGAACGCTTTCTATGGTTTCATTAAGCCTAGCGCAGCCTGTGCTGCTATGGTAATTACCTTCAGACATGAAAACTCCCtttaaatatatctgaatatatCTTTTTTGGTTGGACCAAAATTAGGCTCTATTTCTATTTACCAACAGATAATTCTGTCTCAGAAAGgagtgtttttctctggtttgaTTACATCTGTGAGCTTTTTAGAGAACTTCTGTTGAATTTTGTGAGTGGACACATCTTTTTGTTcactctgttttgtgtttcacaCATTTTAGAGGGCAACTTCTAACCACCATCAAGCTCTAACCAGGCGAGACGTTAACAGAGATGCTCAAAACTTTCAGCAATTTCAACAGTTGAAACttaaacagtaaaagaaaatgttttgtgaacTTGATTATGAGGTAGAAACCATACATGAATAAACATTAGTGCCAAATTCAGCAGGATGTTTAAAACGCATACTTTTTCCAATACAGAAGTTGTCATCAAGTTTGACCAAGTaatacacattcatattttacaatgccataccatttcatttaaagttGAAGGTAGTGATaaacccactcactgtcttTTAAGATTTTCTTCTCAGCATTTAAGTAGTAGTTTAAATGATAACTGAGttcctttaaaaataaaaagcctgCATGTCGTACATAAACCGAACGTACACCTTTGCGTCGCTAGTTGAGTGATTAACATTCTAGCATGGTAGGTCTGATTTGTTGTCTAATTTGGTACTCCTCTGCTCCAAATCTGATGGCGTCTCTCCTAAATTAACAATGATTCCACGAAGCTTGTTACCAATGGGGCTGTGGTCCAAATGGTCTACAAGAAGTAGGTTTGTGTTCATATGGGACTGAGGTCCAATACTGTCCATAGGTTTGAATTCTATTACTTAGAATATTCCTTTACATTAGATGTTCTTTTACTCATACTGAggatgatatttaaaaaaaaaaaagaagaagagttaaaatgtatcatttataTATGAATTCtataaatatatcaaatatattCATGTCAGCAGTTCTGATATTAGTGAACAACcttgtaaaaacacaaactgtgccctcttttttttatgatgtcagaatttttttttttttccaattcttCACGTTTATATGTTTTCCCTCATTTACTGACCACCAACCAGCACTCTCATTGACACAATGTTCTGGAGGTGAAAACATTTGGAGTCAGGATACAGCAAATCCCCCATCTTGCTTCATTTCATACATCAACTCTGAATGCATGGACCATGACTCacttaatttatttctgtagtAGGAGACTCAATACAATACCATGTTAGATATCAATCGGATTACTCAATAAGACTCAATAAGATATTTCACATCCATATGTGGCAACAGTATGGCTCATCGTAGCAGGACATTGGTATtacaatgtttcatttcagcaaCTGAATTCTCACTGGTCAAACCCTACACACTCACTggtactcactcactcactcattgtcTAGATGGAAGTCACAGTAACTGTACTTGTGAAAATCCTTTTTTAATcaatttattgtctttttttgtccatcATCTAAAAGACTTGttgtaagacaaaaaaaaacaacaaaacaaaacatttacatcatAGATTGACCTCtgtcagtttgaaaaaaaaaagtggaaaaaatgacCAGCAGTGAGCATCTTA contains:
- the sec62 gene encoding translocation protein SEC62 isoform X2, which translates into the protein MAERRRHKKRIQEVSEPTKEEKAVAKYLRFNCPTKSTNMMGHRVDYFIASKAVDCLLDSKWAKSKKGEEALFTTRESVVDYCNRLLKKQFFHRALKVMKKKPEKDLKKEKEKEKEKEKEKAKIESGKEEEKKGKKEKEKKKDTEAADAKKEKSDSPGSPKKKKDVKKKFKLEPHEDQVFLDGNEVYVWIYDPVHFKTFAMGLILVIAVIAATLFPLWPAEMRVGVYYLSVAAGCFVASILLLAVARCILFLIIWLVTGGRHHFWFLPNLTADVGFIDSFRPLYTHEYKGPRSSSKKTSAEKSDGKTTASTKAQKSDSEDKSDNEKKEGDAEEDDEEDEENKDVETAEGEASEGAIGERHSDTDSDRREDDGSQHSNGNDFEMITREELEQHTEEEQEEGEEQEQENGEEEEEEESETKPLTVKT
- the sec62 gene encoding translocation protein SEC62 isoform X1: MAERRRHKKRIQEVSEPTKEEKAVAKYLRFNCPTKSTNMMGHRVDYFIASKAVDCLLDSKWAKSKKGEEALFTTRESVVDYCNRLLKKQFFHRALKVMKKKPEKDLKKEKEKEKEKEKEKAKIESGKEEEKKGKKEKEKKKDTEAADAKKEKSEDSPGSPKKKKDVKKKFKLEPHEDQVFLDGNEVYVWIYDPVHFKTFAMGLILVIAVIAATLFPLWPAEMRVGVYYLSVAAGCFVASILLLAVARCILFLIIWLVTGGRHHFWFLPNLTADVGFIDSFRPLYTHEYKGPRSSSKKTSAEKSDGKTTASTKAQKSDSEDKSDNEKKEGDAEEDDEEDEENKDVETAEGEASEGAIGERHSDTDSDRREDDGSQHSNGNDFEMITREELEQHTEEEQEEGEEQEQENGEEEEEEESETKPLTVKT